In Drechmeria coniospora strain ARSEF 6962 chromosome 03, whole genome shotgun sequence, the DNA window TGTTCCTTCGGCGGTCAGGGAGCCCGAAATCGTTCGTGATGGGTCGATCGCAGGCTGCGACTTCTTCCGCGGCGACAGAGCTGGTGAGATTGTGGCCACGTTGCTTCGGCCGATGGGTCTCTTTGCCGTGCCTGGGGATGCTGGTTGACGGCGGTGTCGAGGTGGAGATGGTGAGGGAGTGCGGTTGGAGGCGCGCTGAGATGAGATCCTCGCCGACTTGCGAGGTGCGTAAGGCTCCCAGCTGTCATGAAATCCGTAGCGAGGAGCGGGGGGCGTCTGTACGCGCGCCGAGCGCGGCGGCGTTCCGGAGCCAACGGCGTCGGAGCTCATTTTCAAGAGCAAGCCGCAGCGTGCCGAGTGAAGGACGTGTTGTAAAAGAGGAGCTGCGCGACGAAAGGGTGCTGATCTCCTGGGTTTGTCGAACGGCACGAAACGGGTGCTCGAGATTTACCAATCTTAACTAATGGGTATTGTCGTTGCGCCGGTGAAAAGGAAGCAACCTGGGAGTGAACGATAATTGAATAGTGGAGCAAAAGGAGCAGGAGATCTGGGGAGCGTCTTGTGACGATGAACAAGCTGTTTGTCCAGAAGGGCTTTCGTATGCTTATTGTTCAAAATAATGCGATGCTGGGAGGAGGAGTGGTACTGGTTCATTGTCGTAGACCGCACTTGGGTGAGGAGGCTGGGGTCACTCGAAAGGAATTCTGACCCGCTACTCCAGCCCCCGTTGAACAGAGCAGGCCACCCTTTGGTATCCACATTTACGTTGACAAACCAAACGGCTACGCGTCAACGCGTCGGTTTCGCGCCCTGACCAATCATTTGCCCGCATTCTGCTACTGGCATACCCCGCCCCTCAATCCAATCTAATACCTAACAGtaattgtactgtacttacggagtacggagcacctgtgctccgtaagtgctccgtacttgtatcgCAAATAGGGATGTTGGTTGGTACTTTGGGTGCATATGAAAGGTGCCCAGCTGAACCAACAGGTACCCACTCGCCTATCacagtgctgtaagtagatgtactccgtagtacccGTGACACTTCTCGGCACCTACCATTAGCGCGCGTCTCGCTAGTACTTTGTCCAGCGTTGCTTATCACGGTGAAGCCTTTGTTCCTTCGTCgatctactccgtacgaataTTCATACTCTGAAAGAACGGCTTTacaccccccccctgcaTTGCTCAAACACTCCTAGCCTGGCAACAAGCCCGTTCGATAACTTGTTCCACAGCCATCCCGCCGTCACATGGAGCACACAGTGACAGAGTCCGATGTTTGGGCATCGCCCAGCCAGGACGACCACCGTGATGCGCATCCGAAAACGCCCAAGACGCCCATGACGCCCAAGACTCCGGCGGCTCGGGATGGCCGTGTAGAGCCAGTGGATCGGGATGAAGCCCTGCGAATGGAGCTGGAAGGCGTTCGAACCATCAACAAGTCTATCGAAGGTGTCCTCGCGACCTTGGGCCGGACTGGCGGAAACATGGAGGTATGAATGAATCCGGAACAAAAGATCCGAGGTTCCGACTCTGACCGAATAATAGGTTGTATCCAAGACCGTTGCCAACACCTCAACGCTGCTCAATACTTGGACGCGAATGCTATCGCAAACCGAACACAACCAACGACTTGTGCTCAACCCAAGCTGGCAAGGAGCAACAGAggatgtcgtcgagcaggaggcTGAAGCTTTGAGAAAGCATCGAGAGGCTGAGCGCAAGGCCGCAGAGGAGGAAGAGCGGCGAGAAGAAgtgcgccggcggcgcgaggAAGGAGAGGCTAGGCGGAGACTTGGcacatcgtcctcgtctcgtGTTTCCAAAGTCGCTTCGGGGGTTCGGGGAGCGGCCTCCGGCAGCCGTGTACGCTCAAGGGGAGTCGCAGCTTCAACCTATTCTTCGGCTTCCAGCGGTAGATTCGGAACGTCGAGCAGTCGTGGCACATCAGGCATCGGAAGAGGGGCTGGGTCGGCCAGGGGACGTTCTAGAGCGGCGAAATAATCCCTCGTCGACATTTCTCCTCTCTGCGCATCTTATCACCCCCTTACAGAGATACCCAATCCTCGGACGAACTGCACGAGGTTTTATTTGGCTTTGAAAAACTCGCTTAGCTTCTTCATCCCGCTGGTGTTCACTTTTTTGAGGTCTCTGACTCCGCGACTTTCGTTGGCTTTGCGCTTCTTTTCCTCGTCCATCTTTCGCCTTTTCTCCAGTCGCGCTTCGATCTCTTCTTCGTCAATGCCCCGTTTACGAGAGAAGTCGGACATGGACCGAGTCGCAAACGCCTCCGCCCGTAGCTCGGAGACTTTGGCAATGTATTTGTCGAGGGGAGTAAAATCGATGGGGCTCAGGTCCGCAACTAGCTGCGCTCGAAGATGCTCGGCGATAGTCGGCGAAACGTAGTTGGAGCATATGAAATCGAATGCCACTCGTATTCTCTGGAGCTTCGTTATGTCCGAAGAAGCCTCCACCGTACTTGCCATGGTATTGGGAGTTAAAGATTCGGACTCTGCCAgtgacgtcgccgccgtggatTGCTGGGAGGTAGATGATGAGGCGGCTGAGTCGGCTATCACAGCGGTAGACTTGCAGTCTACCGATTCGATGCTGGGAGTCGAGATTCCGGGTTCGCCCTCTGCACTAGAACCATGATTCTCTTTCACTGCAGGGACTTGTCGCTGCAAGATAATTGGTGCCTGTAGCGGTGCTTTGACGAATTTTTCTTCCATGCTCGGAGGCAGATTGCCAGCAGCCATTGTGTTGGCCTTGTCGAGAAGGACAGCCAAGAGCTTCTTCTCATTCAGCCGGAACATGCTCTCGTCGCCAGCCTCGACAGTATCGCATATTTCTGCCATCCTGCGCTCGAAAAGGGACCGCGTCTTCTCCCATCTCAGGATTTCCAACAAGTGGGACGATTCCTCGGGTAGCTTGTCGAAATGGTCCTCACTCGATAAATACAGGCGTTTCCTGTCTTCCGATCCTTCGAGAGGTTGTGAGttcgccatggcggccaaAGCGACGAAGACGGGATCGAATGGCGTTGCAATGTGCATGTCGGGGACCATGATGACCCGAGCCTTGCGTTCCGATGCACCATCTTTCGAATTCGATTCGATCGAGGATTCGTGCGTTTCTATCAGCCAACTCCGGGGGTTCGAGTTCGGGACCGTAGTTTTCCTGAATTCATACATGCCCGTTTCAGGACACACTAGATAGCGGGCTGGACGGCCATGCCTTGGATTCGGGAGGGACACTATGCGGGCGTTCGATGTGGCATTTTTTGGAAGAATAAAGAGGTTCGGCAGAGAGTCGTTATTGTTGGAAGCGAGGACGTActtggacgaggaggccgtctTTGCAGTCTCTCCCGAGTCCTTCGCGTCCGTCTTAGTCGATCGTGTCCGGGGCATTGTACGAGGTGCGAGGTGGACTTGGATGAGCCGCGAGTCTCTTTCTTCGGAGTCAATTAAGCCCAACGTACTCAACGATGGCGAGATGTCTACGTCGTTGCTCGACAAGCTGTTGCGGATGGGATAGCCTCAAGGAATATTTCAGAACAGGTGGAAGGTACGTACTCCGCGCGGAACGCGGTAATAGTTAATACTGCCTCGCCTAGAGTGGACGCGTAAAGCGCGTTGCACCCCACTCGCCTGTGCCGACTCTACAGCCTGACATCCACTCCAGCTACGGTTGAATTTGCGCTAGCATCTTATCAACCAAACTGCGAAACCTCCAATCTCGATAACGGCTTGCGGCTCCCCCTGCCGTAATCTCGGCTAGTCCTCCCTACGCAACAAGTCTGGACAATTGCAGACATCTCCACTGAGCCTGCACCGCAATCGATACGACGTTTGACCGGGTGCTTGCCTGGATGTCATCGCCTTTGCTTGTGCTCAGGTCTCTCCGGCGAAGATAGGGCATACGGCTATGAGTCGTGAGACTCTTTGATTCCCTGGGCTTGGTACTCAGTCCACCGCCGCTTCGAATATGGCTCCAGGTGAGGAGGCAGCTTCCTTTGATTTCGCCCTTGCTCGCGTGTCTGACGCTCGTTTCAGCGGCACCCGACTCTGAGCAGATATGGCCGCCTCGGTCACCTCACGAAGCGTTATTGAGCACCCCCAGCGGACGGCAGCGCTACAAGGACATGCTGGACCGAACACCGCCTTCTCCATCACCTTCCAGGAGACCTCGGCCGGTTCTCGCGTCCAATGCCCCCCCTTTAGGCATGCCGAGTTCGCAGCTTGGGgcagacgatgacgacgatgacgacgatgatgaggaGACGCTGCAGTTGAAGCTGCAAGAAATCCAGGCTCGCTTGCGATTAAAGAGACTGCAGAACGCGAAGAACAAGGAGAATAGCATGATTTCAAAGAGTGGTGAGCCCGTCATGAGCGCGCTAGAACACCAATCCCCTCGGAAATCTCGTGGCATCCTGTCGGGCGCGGAGGAGAGGAATCGTTCGACTCCCCAAGACCAGGTACAGGTTCCGGCGTCTCCAAGTAAAAAGGTTCCGGCGCCCTCATTGCAGGCCTCCCCTCGCCGCGTCTTGCTGGGGATAGACAAAGGGTTGAAGGCGAAAGATGTTTCCTTGAAGCGAGCGCCCAACTACAGAAGTGCGACCGGATCAAGGGGGTTGAAGATTGGAGGCTCCGTGGAGAACCTGAGGCTCGCCAATCCTGCATCGCCAGAACCAAGGTCGCTGAGTTTCAACGAGAGGCTCACTTCAGCGAGAACGGAGGCGTCGTTTCAGGCATCCAGGCAGGAGCGGATCCAAAAGGTTCGAACGAATGCTTTTGGGATTGGGAAGCACGAAATGGAAAAGTACAAGTCGAGTGCCGTCGACCTTCCAGACGAACCGTTGAAGGCTCCCGTCTTTACCCGCCAAGAGGTTCTATCCAAGGGCAAAGCATCGACGCCGCTGGCGCGAAGCAAGACAGCCACAAGCGTCGCATCACGCATGAACACCGGCGAATCTAGCTCCCGCACAGAGGTGTCGTCACAGGATACAGCGGCCAGGGACGTGGAGGGTGGCGAGGTGGCGGCATCTTTCGAGCCCTACTCGTGCTTTCACCTATCGCGGCGCATACTTCCCCACCGGGTTCTTGCGCGGCACGTGTCTgggacgaagacgatgagCTTGAAGGAGCTCTTGCGGGATGTGAAGTCGCCCGACTTTTCGCTGCCGGACGTCGAGCAGGATATTGTCGTCtttgccgtcatcgccaagAAGTCGGAACCGCGGGCCCACAAGCACGGCGAAGCGAAGAATGGGTTGAAGGCGGAGGAACGAGGCAGATACATGATCATGACGCTCTGCGACCTGGATTACGAGCTCGACCTGTTCCTGTTCAACTCGGGCTTCACAAGGTTCTGGAAGCTGACCGAGGGAACCGTGGTGGCAATTCTCAACCCTAGCATCATGCCACCACCGGCAGGCAAACAGGACACGGGCCGGTTCAGCCTGGTTGTCAACTCGGACGCGGACACGATACTGGAGATTGGATCCGCCCGCGACTTGGGATTCTGCCAGTCCGTGAGGAAGGACGGCAACGTCTGCGGCGCTTGGGTGAACAAGAAGCGAACCCAGTTTTGTGAATTCCACTCGAACGAGGCTCTCCGCAAGCAGCGTGGAACGCGACTCGAGGTCAACACGAGCGGCTTCGGGGGTGGCAGTCAGCGACAGAAGAAAGGCGGCGACTCGAAGGAGTGGACGGCGGGAAAGAGAAGAGGACCGGACAACTACGACTGGGAGACGAAGACGCAGTGGTTTGCGTCGAGATCCTACAGCGCGGCCGATCtcatcgacggcaaggaccgCGCTCTTTCCGACAAGAAGGAGAGAAGAGAATTCATGAAGCGGAGCCTCGAGgcgaaggagaaggagcgGGAGATGATGAAAAAGCTCGGCAGCGTGGGAAGCGCGGCGGGAagggagtacatgcaacacTCGGCGCAAAGGGAAAGCGGCAGGGCCGCGTCAAGCGCATCAATGCGAGCGTTTCCTTCCAACGACACGCCGGGCGAGGCACCAAAACTGGACGTCGTCTCCTTGGGCCTCACGGGCAAGGGCCGGGAGATTCACCTCAGCCCCGTCAAGCGCAAGCGGCCAGAGAGCTCCCAAGCGGgttcggcggcgagcagcatcaagccgtcgtcgatttATGGCTGGGGAGGCAAGCTGAAGGACAAGCTCTCGTGCATGAAGGAGGGCGAGACGCTGCACTCCTTCAAAGGCCCCAAGTCGCCGGTGCGGAAGAAGACGAGATTTGTGACGGAGAAGGGCATCCGGGAAGCGGGCCGAGAGAGTCTTGGTACCGACTTGTCGGACAGGCAGGTCCAGCTtgtggacgacgacgacgaggagctggtCATTGTCAAGTAGTCCGTGAACCGTTGCGCCGGGCCGGTTCCGGACCGGCAAGGCCATGAGCGAGGCGCGTGGTCAGTGTATGCATGCTAGTCGTCCAGCGAGGCGTTTCAATTGATCAAGTTCTGTACGGCCGATATGCTGCGTCCAATGCACATGCCGAACCGGACGGGCAGCGCCCTGCCTAGGGAAATCACCGCAGCGGAGCTGTTTCTTCCAGCGGCACGTTGCCTCCTGCAGGCGTGTCCGCCTCGTTACCTGTGCTGTGCATGATTTGATCTGAAAGCTTCCCGATGGACGGAGGAATCCGTACTGGGATGGATCGTGCCAGGGCCAGTGCGTGAGGTGTCATGTGACAGGTCAGGAGATCGAGGCGTGGGTGGCGGTGTGGTCGGATGGTGCCGTCGTTACGCAACTGGCCATCGTAATAGATACGACCTTGGAAGCACATGGGAGCCGAGACGGAAAATGGAGGGACCTCTGCAGGGTCGGCACCAGCGCCATGACGACCCTctccatcggcatcggcgacaaAGGCCACGATGGTGCCCGCTTCGTTCAAGTACAGACACCCTCCACGTTGCACCAGGCCGTATGAAAGATGACCAACTGACCAGGACCGACGAGAGCAGACTCGCGAGCGAGATGGCGCATAGATGGCGCAAAGAGCTTCGCACCGTCACCGACCAGGTGGGTGGTAGAGTCGCAGGAGTGGGAGGCCGTCTGAAGTCGTGAATTACGTCAAAGTAGCGGCGGATCTAACCAAATACCGGCAAACGAATGCTTTCCCTTTGGCAACAGGCCCCTCCCAAAAAGGTGGCTGCCGCACGGAGGAGGTGGGAAAGGGGGCGAGTTGGCAGGTCTACAGATAAGGACTCTCACTCTCGCAAAGCAACGTCGCCTCGATCGATCAGCTCTGCCCTATCAGGGCGACTGCCACCCACAAGCGGGGATGGATGGGACAGGCAAGGAGGGGAGCCGAGTGAGCCGCTGGCCATGGCATGGAGACACTGTTTATACCTGCAtatgcttgcatgtaccgtaGTGCGTCTGCGGGACGGTACAAGCCATCATACAACTACGCACATTCGTACCATCGCGCAACCGCACGTCCAGGCGCATGCTACAGTGCTGTGCGTTCCACTGTcagtgcacttgtacatgtgctgggCGTGCAAGAATACGAACCAAGCACGGACAGCTATGAGTGGAGGGAAGTGGAGGGGAAAGCAggcatgtatggagtacagttGGCGGACAAGTACCTATCCTACGTCCCATCCGTTCGTAATTATCACACGCTTGCATCAGGATACTGTACTGATACGTACTTGCTCATACATCAATATATCAGGTAAggattacttgtacatgcacactgggttaactactgtacagccatgtacatgcactccgtactccgtacatgtgctcacACTGTTCTAGAATGGAGCAGATTGCCGGCGCCAGTTTGGCAAGATAAGGCGGGCCGCGGCTGGAACGTTGGTGGAGTGCCGACGTTGGATCCCTGCCCCTGCAGCagagacggtgacgacgagcagatTCGGTATTACCAGCACGGAgtccggagtacggagttcacaGATAGGCACAAGTAGTTGCAGATGtctacctgtacttacaactacagcacatgtaagtagtacggagtacggagttcacaGATAGGCACAAGTAGTTGCAGATGtttacctgtacttacaactacagtacatgtaagtagtacggagtaattacaggtAATAAGCAGAAgtgccagtacggagcacttgtacttatatgcATGTCACccacacctactccgtacttacaccgtgcatgcacgcacagtactctgtacagtacagtacgtacagtcATGGCTGCGCTGCGTTTGCATGCCAACCCAAGCAGAGCCcggtgacgaggatggcTGCCATGCCCTGTTCTGTCGTGTCATGCCTGTCGGGTTCGTTCGTCCGTGGATAGCAGGCGATTGCGCCGAGTTCATGTAgacacgacggcgagaggcgTGGCTCGAATCTCTTGCACTTGAGTGTCGGAATCGTGACTCCGTCTAGTGCTCGCACCTCGTACTTGGTCGTACTCGGATGGAGGTTTTTACTTGAAGGTTGATGtgcctgtacttacagtacatgtacctgcaatTATGCCTGCACTTGTTCAGAGTGCGCATgcaccatcgacgacaaggagGATATGCGGTCAACAGCTGTCTACGACGAAAGTTGCTTAGCGGGAAACTGTGAGGCAAGAGCCTGGTAGCGACGAATGACGCCACCAACCATCACATGTTGCCGTGCGAGCAAGCATACTAATGTAATGGCTACTAATAATCAGAAGGCGCTACGCGCACTGCATGCAAGAGCAATCGAGCTTGGGATCGACTCCGACCGTGCGACCAATAATCCAACCAATTGTCAGCTGCGATAAGGAATCGCACTTGACTGCTTGTAGAGACGAATTTTGCgtgttgccgtcgtcggtgcggtTCCTTCTGCTGCTGTCACGCACTTTCCACCGACCACCTGCAACCCAATGTATCAGACCCCGTCCAATGATGTCGTCCAACAACACACGAGCAAGACCTTGTGTCTGGATtctgtgctctgtacttatcctcgtacatgcatgatCGGTCAGACGGCCCTTCGTGCTGCTCTGGCCTTCGCACGCGGAGACAAACGGACAAGTGTCTCGACCCATCTCGCGCACGCCCAATCCGCAACCCaacaccatcatcatccgtCCTTGACCCATGTACGCATGCGTGCGCCCTTCATTGCATGGGCCATTCATTCATCCCCAGCCTTCTCATTTGTTCCAACCAACGCCTTCCGGAACGGGCGTTGCCGCGTGTACGTGCGCTCGTACGTCGGCGTGCGGAAGAAGGAAAACACGCTTGCCCGAGTTGCTTCGAACCCAGCAGCCACGGTGG includes these proteins:
- a CDS encoding DASH complex, subunit Duo1, which produces MEHTVTESDVWASPSQDDHRDAHPKTPKTPMTPKTPAARDGRVEPVDRDEALRMELEGVRTINKSIEGVLATLGRTGGNMEVVSKTVANTSTLLNTWTRMLSQTEHNQRLVLNPSWQGATEDVVEQEAEALRKHREAERKAAEEEERREEVRRRREEGEARRRLGTSSSSRVSKVASGVRGAASGSRVRSRGVAASTYSSASSGRFGTSSSRGTSGIGRGAGSARGRSRAAK
- a CDS encoding cell division cycle protein — its product is MAPAAPDSEQIWPPRSPHEALLSTPSGRQRYKDMLDRTPPSPSPSRRPRPVLASNAPPLGMPSSQLGADDDDDDDDDEETLQLKLQEIQARLRLKRLQNAKNKENSMISKSGEPVMSALEHQSPRKSRGILSGAEERNRSTPQDQVQVPASPSKKVPAPSLQASPRRVLLGIDKGLKAKDVSLKRAPNYRSATGSRGLKIGGSVENLRLANPASPEPRSLSFNERLTSARTEASFQASRQERIQKVRTNAFGIGKHEMEKYKSSAVDLPDEPLKAPVFTRQEVLSKGKASTPLARSKTATSVASRMNTGESSSRTEVSSQDTAARDVEGGEVAASFEPYSCFHLSRRILPHRVLARHVSGTKTMSLKELLRDVKSPDFSLPDVEQDIVVFAVIAKKSEPRAHKHGEAKNGLKAEERGRYMIMTLCDLDYELDLFLFNSGFTRFWKLTEGTVVAILNPSIMPPPAGKQDTGRFSLVVNSDADTILEIGSARDLGFCQSVRKDGNVCGAWVNKKRTQFCEFHSNEALRKQRGTRLEVNTSGFGGGSQRQKKGGDSKEWTAGKRRGPDNYDWETKTQWFASRSYSAADLIDGKDRALSDKKERREFMKRSLEAKEKEREMMKKLGSVGSAAGREYMQHSAQRESGRAASSASMRAFPSNDTPGEAPKLDVVSLGLTGKGREIHLSPVKRKRPESSQAGSAASSIKPSSIYGWGGKLKDKLSCMKEGETLHSFKGPKSPVRKKTRFVTEKGIREAGRESLGTDLSDRQVQLVDDDDEELVIVK